In Rhizophagus irregularis chromosome 1, complete sequence, one genomic interval encodes:
- a CDS encoding uncharacterized protein (SECRETED:cutsite_IFA-WR; SECRETED:prob_0.9109); SECRETED:SignalP(1-19), which yields MKYIVFIIVFLNTFSNIFAWRFDHDCTDISIVDIKFIQNNQVEVTVHGPQRVSHPGYYPCCLQQGPMIIGNYKIYTNNPNDPIATIWVDRQWVNGYSEDNLVDSNNCVYGPQPDCDKVYQGAIDYTHTYDFDASRFPPPGGKVTLSMDIYAHCTFDSNYQGSTSCYQGCSLNYIADYNPQK from the exons ATGAAATATATCGtgtttattattgtatttctTAATACGTTCTCCAATATCTTTGCTTGGAGATTTGATCATGATTGCACAG atattagcATTGTAgacattaaatttatacaaaataatcaGGTCGAAGTAACCGTACATGGTCCACAAAGAGTTTCACATCCTGGTTATTACCCTTGTTGTTTGCAACAGGGGCCAATGATCATtggtaattataaaatttacacaaATAACCCAAATGACCCGATTGCTACTATTTGGGTAGACCGTCAATGGGTAAATGGTTACTCTGAGGATAATCTCGTAGATTCAAATAATTGCGTATATGGGCCACAACCGGATTGTGACAAAGTTTATCAAGGAGCAATTGATTACACGCATACTTACGATTTTGATGCTTCAAGGTTCCCCCCTCCAGGAGGGAAAGTCACACTGTCAATGGATATATATGCTCATTGTACTTTTGACTCTAATTATCAAGGGAGTACGTCTTGCTATCAGGGATGCTCATTAAATTATATCGCAGATTATAATCCACAAAAATAA